The stretch of DNA TTTGAAATTACGTCCGTCAGACTTTTCCTAGATCTGATTTCTGTACAAGCCGTGTTGGAGCTCTGTTTACCTCAGTGGAGCTGTTGGTTACAGATGAACCAGGGATTGGTAAGCAAAGGTCACATGACTCACAAGCAGCTTGTTTTATTGGACGGGGTTTTGGGGAGCACGCATCCTGCCTGGTTAGAGACTTTTGCAGCAGGAGGAGTCAAAACCAAACAAGTCCACTTCCTGCAAACGGCAACATGATGGactttttgggcaaaatcccctttttcaaGACTGTTGTTCAAAAGACGTTGTGTCTCAGGTGTTTCCTGTGTTCGGTCCAGGTTAACTTCCCGCTCCTGACAAACCACACGGCAGCTCTGTTGTTAGAGGACTGagacattttcctttttattggGTGCAGGTCAGATGACACTGTCCTCACCTGGACGAACAAactgaaagcagaaaaaaaaaaacacggcagagctcaaataaacagaaacaaactcggtatgaaaacacactgaaggctCCCAAAATCCATTGTCCCTTTTTAGCACAAAGCAAAAGTGGTTTTGATTCACAACGGAAAATGagatgttatttcattttgcataACTGGACCAGTTCATGAAGCGTGTTGCTGAGATTCAGTTCAGCTGTTTTTGCGCCTTGAGTTTTCcggtgtgtgttaagtgtgtttGCTGCGGGTGGTTTCTCTGGGCGTCGGCGTCACTGGTCGGGCGTCTCCTCGTCCTCCGGGTCCCGCGGCGGCTCCTCGGCCCGCCGCTCTGCGAGGGGACGGTAGTCCGGGTCCTCCGGCTGGTCAAACATCGCCCGCCTGCAACAACACGGCAGGGTTGCATACATCTGCTGAATTCTGCAATACACGGCAACACAGAGCCTGAAATATCAGAGATTTAGCAAGCAGGGCCGTGGTGTTGCTCAACGGGACATACAGAGGACATGGCCGAGCGCCTCAGTGAGAGCCGGAGAGAGTTactgtgtgaaaaaaatcatggaaaatATGATTTTCAGTGTTAGGGCTGTGTTTGGTTGGaacaaaagaaatacatttatcGGCGATGTGTTAAACTTATTAGTTTAGTCGAGGTGGAGTTGTATTGTTGTTTATGGCTGATCCAAACTGGAAAATGCAGATTTACGatacaaaaggaaaatacaAGATATCAAGTTGCTGCCATGCTGACATTTCCATCGTTTGTCTGTCTCGTCTCTTTGTCTTCAAACATCACGGACCAGCCGGGTTGGTCGAGTTTTCTCTGTGCAGTTTGATGACGTCACCTTACGGGATTTCTGTGTTTTGAATTGCTCAAAATTCAAAGTTAAGTTTCACCCACGGCGCTTTTGGAATCAGGTTAGTCACCTTTCTCAAATGCCATGAAAACAAGAACGCAGTCATAcataatttgaataaaaactaataaaaatttaaaataaaaatgtaaatgtaagtctGGTAaagtggtttaaatctgctgccggggacgtttgttcactctgagtgggaagacgagaccaaacaaatccagaaagtggatcagtggttgaagctggaaacaaggaggaagacgagaagaagaagcagaaacacaaacaagagaatctgctcaggatcaggttgttgtttcactctgatggagctggactgaccttTATATAGACCAATTTTTTACCAAAACTTTCTATGGTCAGGCAATTCTTGGCTGAAAACAAGCTTtactaaaaaaaagtttgagaaccactggactTTGGGATTAAGAGAAAGCCAGTTGACACAGGTGGATTTATGCAGGAAATCACAGCGTCACAGAAACCCAAACTCACACTTTTGAATGGCAGGAAACGAGAGTGGGGAAGGAAACCAAGAAGATAAACACAATCAGCACTTTCTATTCCACATACACTGAATTTAGTATTTActaattttatgttttaccTTAGAAGAAAAtataaggaaatgaaaaagagtTGCTGTGTAAATGTGAAGCAGCATGCAGCTCTGCCTGGATTAAGAGCAAAACAATAATGGATATTGGTTGATAAGAGCAGGGCGGCTCTGGTACCCACAGCAGCTCTGGCGTGGTCAGCAGCTTCCGGCCGCCCGGCTGGTTGGGAAACACGTCTTCCAGGAAGTAGTACATGTGGCCGACGCCAATACCTGAGGACGGAGGCAGAGTCAGAGGCAGAGATACGCCAACGTTGAACCAAATTTAAACCAATCCTCACCTCGCtgcatatttattatattattatatgttGGGCATCctagtattttattatataattttacatgcaaatatattgtatacatttatatagagatatgtacacacacacatttatttctatatatatattagtggtggagggaaaaaaacaatacagcagagtattgtgatgttttgtgtggCAATATTGTATCAATACACAGACGCCAAATATCGATATTGTGTAATCAAGAATCAACATTTTTCTGACGGAGCTGCTCAGTGTGTCCCAattcgctgcaaataaaaaaagactgaagtgacatgaacagaatgaaaacttcTTCCTCTATCTTATTAGATGAAACAGATGCTGTCAAAGCTTTTATTTGGGGACAAAACAattatttgtagtttttttaaacaaaggtAATAAATCTTAATATATCACAATGCATGTTATCGTAATACTCGACATATTGAGAAATGTCTAAAATTGCAGTTGACTGTCAGCTGTTGTATTGTGACTGTATTGTGTCGTGATAATATTGTATTGTGGGGCCTCACTCATAAGTTGAATTATATGTTATATActtatgaatatttatgaattatatattatataaagtGTTTTCCATGAGGCTAAACCAAGTCTGACAGTCTCTGCCTCACAGTGTGGGGTATCAGGGCCTGACACATGGAAATTATACTGCAAATTATACATTATAGAGTATAGTCtaatttatatatacatattctattctatagatATCTTGCATCTGTTTTATTATAGTATATGCAAAGGTTCTATAGATACAATttggtgtattttatttgtttattcctcTTATAGGGTATACAAGGTTTTTTATGGTCTTTGTGGtgatccactttattttatcagatcttttttttttttttttttttttggaaaaataccaAGAAGATCCACGACGATGGAGTTGCCGAGCAGCAGGGAGAATCCCATGAGCACCCAGGGCAGGTACGGCGCCTGGAAGTTGAGGAGGCCGAAGAAGTTCATGCGTATGGCCGGGTGCCTCCTACTCCACACGTACACCAGCATGATGGTGAAGGCCTGGCCCAGGAAGAAGAGGTTGGCGAACACGCCGAACAGCTGCGGGCCGGCGGGTCAACGCAAACAACCGGGACAGAGCCGAGCgggaaaacacagacagagctcctcacacacacacacctgaggacTAGTCTCACCTGAGGCCATGTCTCACCTCAGGGCAAGTCTCACCTGAGTCCTAGTTTCACCTGAATCCTAAGTC from Myripristis murdjan chromosome 9, fMyrMur1.1, whole genome shotgun sequence encodes:
- the derl3 gene encoding derlin-3, coding for MAHSFTQEYFQIPVVTRAYTTACVLTTAAVQLEVITPFQLYFNPDLIIRRYQLWRLITNFLFFGSLGFSFVFNIVFLYRYCRMLEEGCFRGRTADFVVMFLFGGVLMTLFGVFANLFFLGQAFTIMLVYVWSRRHPAIRMNFFGLLNFQAPYLPWVLMGFSLLLGNSIVVDLLGIGVGHMYYFLEDVFPNQPGGRKLLTTPELLRAMFDQPEDPDYRPLAERRAEEPPRDPEDEETPDQ